Proteins found in one Triticum aestivum cultivar Chinese Spring chromosome 4D, IWGSC CS RefSeq v2.1, whole genome shotgun sequence genomic segment:
- the LOC123099609 gene encoding subtilisin-like protease SBT3.9, with protein sequence MTKRARITCEMLHIHYYYTSVNCTSQDPVAKVSVSQTTTGSGFPAPKIAAFSSRGPSSVYPAVLKPDITAPGVNILAAAPQVGIYKELGLYFFDSGTSMACPHVSSIIAVLKSLHPDWSPAAFKSALMTTDTNSSCIATQKSLFDLNLPSIAIPNLKSSETVSRTVTNVGQADAVYKAFVEPSAGVDMLVKPMVLVFGKDTSSQSFKVSFKATQKIQGDYSFGNLVWHDGGSHWVRIPIAVRVVIGDLYSTVS encoded by the exons ATGACTAAGAGAGCACGAATAACTTGTGAAATGTTACACATCCATTACTACTACACATCAGTAAACTG TACCAGTCAGGATCCGGTAGCAAAGGTTTCTGTAAGTCAAACAACAACTGGAAGTGGATTTCCTGCTCCAAAGATTGCAGCTTTCTCATCAAGGGGTCCAAGCTCTGTCTATCCTGCAGTGCTCAAG CCTGACATTACTGCACCGGGGGTGAATATTTTAGCAGCAGCGCCACAGGTTGGTATTTACAAGGAACTGGGGCTCTACTTCTTCGATTCAGGGACATCGATGGCTTGCCCACATGTATCCAGCATTATAGCTGTGCTCAAGTCACTCCATCCAGACTGGTCACCTGCTGCTTTCAAATCAGCACTAATGACAACCG ATACAAACAGTAGTTGTATAGCAACCCAGAAATCTTTGTTTGACCTGAATCTCCCATCAATCGCCATCCCAAATCTCAAGTCATCGGAAACGGTATCAAGGACTGTCACCAATGTGGGCCAAGCTGATGCAGTGTATAAAGCATTTGTTGAGCCCTCTGCTGGAGTTGATATGCTGGTCAAACCTATGGTGTTGGTGTTTGGCAAGGATACAAGCTCACAGTCTTTCAAGGTGAGCTTCAAGGCAACACAAAAGATCCAAGGCGATTACTCATTTGGTAATTTGGTGTGGCACGATGGAGGCAGCCATTGGGTCCGAATCCCGATAGCGGTTCGTGTTGTTATCGGTGATCTCTATTCAACCGTCTCCTAA